The following are encoded together in the Bicyclus anynana chromosome 2, ilBicAnyn1.1, whole genome shotgun sequence genome:
- the LOC112057046 gene encoding glutamate--cysteine ligase regulatory subunit → MLRSASKVTINTGNVLNLIDIKKKAGQNVTEELSESIKLTLTEWGTQNGSPITNGAAHAESSGHSDYVVVSTSAAADEAVVNITRPHDDVHNKMAEEERKNLKIGVKIFINEDSTSALTECLENVFAALRTEHIENVILSYNPDIVHRDDIRDDNNQKNNFNKASPISVNNSNIARMSSTEVEADNEADARKCEAILPGIKTLWAVLEDYVKNGRVQQLGVADVGGGCLRKLHAWALVKPTIAQINLASCCVVPPSLHAFCKANDVQLLTHADPPDLLSVAAAKTLLDAGIGCNNLDWCARYQVHIKCRGVLALKGYVCKATLRNKSY, encoded by the exons ATGCTGCGGAGTGCTTCGAAAGTAACTATAAACACAGGAAACGTGTTGAATTTGATAGATATAAAGAAGAAGGCTGGTCAAAATGTCACTGAGGAG ctaTCAGAAAGCATTAAACTCACCTTAACAGAATGGGGCACCCAAAACGGGTCCCCAATCACGAACGGTGCAGCACACGCAGAATCTTCTGGACATTCCGACTATGTGGTGGTGTCGACGTCCGCAGCCGCTGACGAAGCGGTCGTCAACATCACACGGCCTCATGATGATGTGCATAACAAAATGGCGGAGGAGGAGAGGAAAAATCTCAAAATTGGTGTCAAGATTTTCATAAATGAAGACAGTACAAGTGCTCTGACGGAGTGTTTAGAAAATG TATTCGCAGCCCTACGCACAGAGCACATAGAGAACGTAATTTTGTCATACAACCCAGACATAGTGCACCGAGACGACATCAGAGATGACAACAACCAGAAAAATAACTTCAACAAAGCATCTCCAATATCTGTTAATAATAGCAATATTG CGCGCATGTCGAGTACTGAAGTGGAAGCGGACAATGAAGCTGACGCCAGGAAATGTGAAGCGATACTTCCTGGCATTAAGACTTTGTGGGCGGTGCTTGAAGACTATGTTAAAAACG GGCGTGTCCAGCAGTTGGGCGTAGCGGACGTGGGCGGCGGTTGTCTGAGGAAGCTGCACGCGTGGGCGCTAGTGAAGCCCACCATAGCGCAGATCAACCTCGCCTCGTGCTGCGTGGTCCCGCCGTCCCTGCACGCCTTCTGCAAAGCCAACGACGTGCAGCTGCTTACACACGCCGACCCCCCGG ATCTTCTGTCAGTTGCGGCAGCTAAGACGCTGTTGGACGCGGGCATCGGCTGCAATAATTTGGATTGGTGCGCGAGATATCAGGTGCATATAAAATGTAGGGGAGTGCTGGCTCTCAAAGGATACGTGTGTAAGGCTACTCTGAGAAACAAGAGCTATTGA